A region of Salinibacter sp. 10B DNA encodes the following proteins:
- a CDS encoding DUF2007 domain-containing protein, translated as MSKHEDWVSIFRTSTDYEADLVRDRLDDSGIPAVVLTQRDHAFNLTVGDLASVHVMVPPDRADDAVELLEQRLDDDALEEAALGADPDAPDARTPDEESKLDSGHEHMDLGPPEEDPEEEND; from the coding sequence ATGAGCAAGCACGAGGACTGGGTGAGCATTTTCCGCACAAGCACCGACTACGAAGCTGATTTGGTCCGCGACCGCCTGGATGACAGTGGGATCCCTGCCGTCGTCCTTACGCAGCGCGACCATGCCTTTAACCTCACTGTTGGGGACCTTGCGTCCGTTCACGTCATGGTGCCGCCCGACCGGGCCGACGATGCTGTTGAACTGCTGGAGCAGCGGCTTGATGACGACGCCCTCGAAGAGGCCGCTCTCGGGGCCGACCCGGACGCGCCCGATGCACGCACGCCCGACGAGGAATCAAAACTCGACTCAGGACATGAGCACATGGACCTGGGTCCGCCCGAGGAGGATCCCGAGGAGGAGAACGACTAG
- a CDS encoding phosphatidate cytidylyltransferase: MSNNLQRILTALVAAPLVIGLAYWGGWAFVSLVVLIGVVGQVELYRMARSTGAAPNDTGGLVLGTLTVASLAWPSLWPVTAGWLVTFVVLAPFLLPQTQFLPSLTTTLTGAIYPSGLLGSLVLLRTARAPSVDSTTAFWMVVLTFLLVWATDIFAYYVGKWIGHRSLAPSISPNKTWEGTLGGLAAALLVAVGMKLTVLPFLTWQHTLALGLIGGGVSQIGDLMESQLKRSTGADDSSSLLPGHGGVLDRFDAMVVAAPLIYLYLSQIVDLF; this comes from the coding sequence GTGAGCAACAATCTGCAACGGATCCTAACCGCCCTCGTCGCAGCCCCATTGGTGATTGGTCTCGCCTATTGGGGCGGCTGGGCCTTTGTGAGTCTCGTCGTACTCATCGGCGTCGTCGGTCAGGTTGAACTCTATCGAATGGCCCGCTCAACCGGCGCCGCCCCCAACGACACAGGCGGCCTCGTGCTCGGGACCCTCACCGTGGCAAGCCTGGCCTGGCCGTCGCTCTGGCCCGTCACGGCGGGATGGCTGGTGACCTTCGTCGTCCTCGCCCCCTTCCTCCTTCCGCAGACCCAGTTTCTTCCAAGCCTCACCACCACTCTAACCGGGGCCATATATCCGTCGGGACTGCTCGGCAGCCTCGTGCTCCTGCGCACGGCTCGTGCCCCCTCCGTCGACTCAACGACGGCGTTCTGGATGGTCGTGCTTACCTTCCTGCTCGTGTGGGCCACCGACATTTTCGCCTACTACGTCGGGAAGTGGATTGGCCACCGATCCCTGGCCCCGTCCATCTCGCCCAACAAGACGTGGGAAGGAACCCTCGGGGGCCTCGCCGCCGCCCTGCTCGTCGCTGTCGGCATGAAACTCACCGTCCTCCCGTTCCTGACATGGCAACACACCCTTGCGCTTGGCCTCATTGGGGGTGGGGTGAGTCAAATCGGCGACCTAATGGAGAGTCAACTCAAGCGATCGACCGGAGCAGATGACTCCAGCTCTCTTCTTCCGGGGCATGGCGGGGTGCTCGACCGCTTCGATGCTATGGTCGTAGCCGCCCCACTCATCTATCTGTACCTCTCCCAGATCGTCGATCTCTTCTAA
- the rplI gene encoding 50S ribosomal protein L9, translating to MQVILLDDVEHLGETGEVHEVADGYGRNYLIPQGLARVATDGAIRQLRDEERQQARKQAAKKEEAEKVKKELEDMQVVFSAKVGEDNRIFGTVTTQQIAVELSNRGFNIDRRDIELDEDIRYVGAYTATISLRNDVTASLDIQVIPESG from the coding sequence ATGCAGGTTATTCTACTCGACGACGTGGAGCACCTGGGCGAAACCGGGGAGGTCCACGAGGTGGCCGACGGCTACGGTCGCAACTATCTTATCCCACAGGGACTGGCCCGCGTGGCCACCGACGGGGCCATCCGCCAGCTCCGCGATGAGGAGCGGCAACAGGCCCGGAAGCAGGCGGCCAAGAAGGAGGAGGCCGAGAAGGTGAAAAAAGAACTCGAAGACATGCAGGTCGTCTTTTCGGCCAAGGTGGGGGAGGACAACCGCATCTTTGGCACCGTGACGACCCAGCAGATTGCTGTCGAGCTCTCGAACCGAGGCTTCAATATCGACCGCCGCGATATCGAACTCGACGAGGACATCCGCTACGTGGGGGCGTATACCGCGACGATCAGTCTTCGGAACGATGTGACTGCATCTCTCGACATCCAGGTCATTCCGGAGTCCGGATAA
- the rpsR gene encoding 30S ribosomal protein S18 — MANEDIDYEHIEYVDYKDTEFLEQFINNQGKILPRRVNSVPARVQRQITTAIKRARHLALLPYVSESIR, encoded by the coding sequence ATGGCCAACGAAGACATTGACTACGAACACATTGAGTACGTGGACTACAAAGACACCGAGTTTTTGGAGCAGTTTATCAACAACCAGGGCAAAATCCTGCCCCGCCGCGTGAATTCGGTTCCGGCTCGCGTTCAGCGCCAGATTACGACGGCGATTAAGCGGGCTCGGCACCTCGCGCTGCTTCCCTACGTATCGGAGTCGATCCGGTAA
- the rpsF gene encoding 30S ribosomal protein S6 yields MASNKYQYELTYVISGVVQQNQVDDIVRKVNHLIESNDGDVLEVDEWGNQRLSYEIDRKRSGYYVNMYFKAPGTLIQRLERELQINDDVLRYLTLRMDAKMKRHYEKRKKREAREEEEADEENGEE; encoded by the coding sequence ATGGCAAGCAACAAGTATCAGTACGAGCTCACGTACGTCATTAGTGGGGTCGTCCAGCAGAATCAGGTGGACGACATCGTCCGCAAGGTCAATCATCTCATCGAGAGCAACGACGGAGATGTTCTTGAGGTCGACGAGTGGGGCAATCAGCGCCTTTCCTACGAGATTGACCGCAAGCGGAGCGGGTATTACGTCAACATGTACTTCAAGGCCCCCGGCACGCTCATCCAGCGGCTGGAGCGCGAGTTGCAGATCAACGACGACGTGCTTCGGTACCTCACGCTTCGGATGGACGCGAAGATGAAGCGGCACTACGAGAAGCGCAAGAAACGGGAGGCCCGCGAAGAAGAGGAGGCCGACGAGGAAAACGGCGAAGAGTAG
- the prfA gene encoding peptide chain release factor 1: protein MIELEKLEKVKRRFEEVESLMADPEVATDPDQMQELGQEHSRLEEVVEAINRYENLLQERDDLQEMVRTENGEMEELAKEELNQLEKRMPAVEEDLKQKLIPKDPEDEKNAIIEIRAGAGGDEAALFAGDLFELYTKFAKRHGWTYEMMDVSQGTQGGFREVIFGVKGEDVFGTFKYEAGVHRVQRVPETESSGRIHTSAATVAVLPEAEEVDVDINPSDLKIETFKATGPGGQSVNTTDSAVRIKHIPSGVEVSCQDEKSQHKNRSKAMRVMRSRLYEKKLQEQREEREQARRSMVGSGDRSAKIRTYNFPQDRVTDHRLEGGQKNHSLQTIMDGNLDPIIDALRAEENAEKLANL from the coding sequence ATGATTGAGTTAGAGAAACTTGAAAAGGTGAAACGCCGCTTCGAAGAGGTCGAGAGCCTGATGGCCGACCCCGAGGTGGCCACCGATCCGGATCAAATGCAGGAATTGGGCCAGGAGCACAGTCGGCTCGAGGAGGTCGTGGAGGCGATTAATCGCTACGAGAACCTGTTGCAGGAGCGCGACGACCTTCAGGAGATGGTGCGCACCGAGAATGGCGAGATGGAGGAGCTGGCAAAAGAAGAGCTCAACCAGCTCGAAAAGCGAATGCCGGCGGTGGAGGAGGACCTCAAGCAGAAGCTCATTCCGAAGGACCCGGAGGACGAGAAGAACGCTATAATCGAGATTCGAGCCGGTGCGGGGGGGGACGAGGCGGCTCTTTTTGCCGGGGACCTGTTCGAGCTCTACACCAAGTTTGCCAAGCGGCACGGTTGGACCTACGAGATGATGGACGTGTCGCAGGGCACGCAGGGGGGGTTCCGAGAAGTCATCTTCGGGGTGAAGGGCGAGGACGTGTTTGGCACGTTCAAGTACGAAGCCGGCGTGCATCGTGTACAGCGTGTGCCAGAAACCGAGTCGAGCGGTCGCATTCACACCTCCGCCGCCACGGTGGCGGTCCTGCCAGAAGCCGAAGAGGTGGACGTGGACATCAATCCGAGTGATCTCAAGATCGAAACGTTCAAGGCAACGGGGCCGGGCGGGCAGTCCGTAAACACCACCGACTCGGCAGTGCGCATCAAGCACATTCCGTCCGGGGTTGAGGTGTCGTGCCAGGACGAGAAGAGCCAGCACAAGAATCGATCGAAGGCGATGCGGGTCATGCGCTCGCGCCTCTACGAGAAGAAGCTCCAGGAGCAGCGTGAGGAGCGGGAACAGGCGCGCCGGTCGATGGTCGGGAGCGGCGATCGATCAGCGAAGATTCGGACGTACAACTTTCCGCAGGACCGCGTCACCGACCACCGGCTAGAGGGGGGACAGAAGAATCATTCGCTCCAGACCATCATGGATGGAAACCTCGATCCGATCATCGACGCTCTTCGGGCGGAGGAAAACGCCGAGAAGCTCGCTAATTTGTAG
- a CDS encoding energy transducer TonB — protein sequence MIHSVVPDRSSLSPNSFVNLFGKKMMMQRGESWRTLQRKNDSLHEKRFVPLSARDVHRLAHVDTVSVILNRTHYQLPSRFRRELHALHKATPDSLSPDTAQVNNQLTVFYSPENDPAVQGGVSTLVTAMSYPADARKELLEGTVQIGFLIEPNGSPSHIQILRPAHPTLTAAAVRGLKQLRFTPGTHGERPVPVWRTMPVTYNVR from the coding sequence ATGATCCATTCTGTGGTCCCCGATCGCTCTTCGCTGTCCCCCAACTCGTTCGTCAACCTGTTTGGAAAGAAGATGATGATGCAGCGGGGGGAATCTTGGCGCACCCTGCAACGGAAAAACGACTCGCTCCATGAAAAGCGATTCGTGCCTCTTTCGGCCCGGGATGTCCACCGCCTGGCCCACGTCGATACCGTGAGCGTAATCTTGAATCGGACCCACTACCAGTTGCCGTCCCGATTCCGGCGTGAGCTTCATGCATTGCACAAGGCAACACCTGACTCGTTGTCCCCCGATACGGCACAGGTCAACAATCAACTGACCGTCTTCTATTCTCCAGAAAACGATCCGGCCGTTCAGGGAGGCGTGAGCACGCTGGTCACCGCCATGAGCTATCCTGCAGACGCGCGGAAAGAGCTGCTTGAGGGAACGGTGCAGATTGGATTTCTCATCGAGCCGAACGGCTCCCCCTCCCATATTCAGATCCTTCGTCCGGCCCACCCCACCCTCACGGCCGCCGCCGTGCGCGGGCTCAAGCAGCTTCGCTTCACCCCTGGAACCCACGGGGAACGCCCGGTGCCGGTCTGGCGCACGATGCCCGTTACCTACAACGTCCGCTAG